A window of Costertonia aggregata contains these coding sequences:
- the ileS gene encoding isoleucine--tRNA ligase → MKFAEYKGLNLPRVAEEILAYWKENRIFEKSVSTREGKPSYVFYEGPPSANGMPGIHHVMARTIKDIFPRYKTMKGYQVKRKAGWDTHGLPIELGVEKELGITKEDIGKKISVEEYNAACKKAVMRYTDVWNAMTKQVGYWVDMDDPYITYKPKYMETVWWLLKQIYDKGLIYKGYTIQPYSPKAGTGLSSHELNQPGTYQDVTDTTVTAQFKVKKETLPEFLKGIEGEIYFLAWTTTPWTLPSNTALTVGPKIDYVLVKTFNQYTFEPVFVIVAKNLVAKQFNGKFFEADSDEDFVGYSSSDKKIPYKTIAEAKGSDLVGIKYEQLIDYAKPYQNAENAFRVIAGDFVTTEDGTGIVHTAPTFGADDALVAKQAVPEIPPLLVLDENDNPVPLVDLQGRFRPELKEFGGKYVKNEYYEDGEAPERSIDVEIAIKLKGENKAFKVEKYVHSYPNCWRTDKPILYYPLDSWFIKVTSIKDKMFALNQTINWKPKATGEGRFGNWLANANDWNLSRSRYWGVPLPIWRTEDGTEQMIIGSVAELKSEMKKAVSAGILEKDIFDDFVVGDMSDENYEKIDLHKNIVDQITLVSALGKPMKRESDLIDVWFDSGSMPYAQWHYPFENKNLVDEGETFPADFIAEGVDQTRGWFYTLHAIATMVFDSVAYKNVVSNGLVLDKEGKKMSKRLGNAVDPFETMNEHGADATRWYMISNANPWDNLKFDTEGIIEVKRKFFGTLYNTYSFFALYTNIDGFDYSETDIPINERPEIDQWVLSELHTLIKEVDEAYADYEPTRATRAISNYVQENLSNWYVRLCRRRFWKGDYQQDKISAYQTLYTCLVTVAKLSAPVAPFFMDRLYKDLTNTTKNETFESVHLADFPKYDTTLVNTALESKMAKAQTISSLVLSIRQKEKIKVRQPLQKIMIPILDDAQKNEIEAVADLIKSEVNVKEIELLDDASGILVKKIKPNFKTLGPKFGKDMKLIANAVAKLEQEDIQKIEQQGEISLNLENKSIKLQLQDVEITSQDIEGWLVASSGAITVALDISINENLKREGIARELVNRIQNIRKESGFEVTDKIDIQILKDGLIEDAVESNMEYIKTETLTADLNFAEKLEKGTLISFDEVNTKLFIQKH, encoded by the coding sequence ATGAAGTTTGCAGAATACAAAGGATTAAACCTGCCCAGGGTCGCTGAAGAAATTCTTGCGTATTGGAAGGAAAACCGGATTTTTGAGAAAAGTGTATCTACACGTGAAGGTAAACCAAGCTATGTGTTTTATGAAGGTCCGCCTTCAGCGAATGGTATGCCGGGAATTCATCATGTTATGGCACGTACCATAAAGGATATTTTTCCTAGATACAAGACCATGAAGGGATACCAGGTAAAACGTAAAGCAGGCTGGGACACGCACGGCCTGCCTATTGAACTGGGCGTAGAAAAAGAACTGGGAATCACCAAAGAGGATATCGGCAAAAAAATATCGGTAGAGGAATACAATGCAGCCTGTAAAAAAGCGGTCATGCGTTATACCGATGTTTGGAACGCTATGACCAAGCAAGTTGGGTATTGGGTAGATATGGATGATCCCTATATCACCTACAAGCCCAAGTATATGGAAACGGTCTGGTGGCTGCTAAAACAAATTTACGACAAGGGGCTTATTTATAAAGGGTACACCATTCAGCCTTATTCGCCCAAAGCGGGTACGGGATTAAGTTCCCATGAGTTGAACCAACCGGGAACCTACCAAGATGTGACCGATACTACGGTAACCGCTCAGTTCAAAGTCAAAAAAGAAACCCTGCCAGAGTTTTTAAAAGGTATTGAGGGAGAGATTTATTTTTTAGCTTGGACGACCACACCGTGGACATTGCCTTCAAATACAGCACTGACCGTTGGCCCTAAGATTGATTATGTTTTAGTGAAAACCTTTAATCAATATACTTTTGAACCTGTATTCGTGATAGTGGCAAAAAATTTGGTAGCGAAACAGTTTAACGGAAAATTTTTTGAAGCTGATAGTGACGAAGATTTTGTCGGATATAGTTCTTCTGACAAAAAGATACCTTACAAAACCATAGCCGAAGCAAAAGGTTCTGATTTGGTAGGGATTAAATATGAACAACTCATTGATTATGCCAAGCCTTATCAAAATGCTGAAAATGCCTTTCGTGTCATCGCCGGTGACTTTGTAACTACCGAGGACGGTACGGGAATCGTGCACACCGCACCCACTTTTGGTGCGGACGATGCCTTGGTGGCCAAACAAGCCGTTCCCGAGATACCACCCCTGTTGGTTTTGGATGAAAATGATAATCCCGTCCCATTGGTAGATTTACAGGGAAGGTTCAGACCAGAATTGAAAGAGTTTGGGGGCAAGTACGTAAAAAACGAATATTATGAGGATGGTGAAGCACCCGAACGCTCTATCGATGTTGAAATTGCCATAAAATTAAAGGGAGAGAACAAGGCTTTCAAAGTAGAAAAATATGTGCACAGTTATCCAAATTGTTGGCGTACCGATAAGCCTATTCTTTATTATCCGTTGGATTCTTGGTTCATAAAAGTAACTAGCATTAAGGACAAGATGTTTGCATTGAACCAAACTATCAACTGGAAGCCCAAAGCAACGGGAGAAGGGCGTTTTGGCAACTGGTTGGCCAATGCCAACGATTGGAACCTGTCCCGATCAAGATACTGGGGCGTTCCTTTGCCTATTTGGCGTACCGAAGATGGTACCGAACAAATGATAATAGGTTCTGTAGCGGAGCTCAAATCCGAAATGAAAAAAGCCGTTTCGGCCGGGATTTTGGAAAAAGATATTTTTGATGATTTTGTCGTTGGAGACATGTCCGATGAGAATTATGAAAAAATAGATTTACATAAAAATATTGTTGATCAGATTACGTTGGTCTCGGCATTGGGAAAACCCATGAAACGTGAAAGCGATTTGATCGATGTTTGGTTCGATAGCGGTTCAATGCCCTATGCACAGTGGCACTACCCGTTTGAGAATAAAAACTTGGTCGACGAGGGAGAAACCTTTCCTGCCGATTTTATCGCCGAAGGCGTTGACCAAACCCGAGGGTGGTTTTATACACTTCATGCCATAGCAACAATGGTTTTTGATTCGGTAGCCTATAAAAATGTGGTATCTAACGGATTGGTGCTCGACAAGGAAGGTAAAAAAATGTCCAAACGTTTGGGCAATGCCGTAGATCCTTTTGAGACGATGAACGAACATGGTGCGGATGCCACACGTTGGTACATGATAAGCAACGCTAACCCATGGGACAATCTTAAATTTGATACGGAAGGTATAATCGAGGTCAAGCGCAAATTTTTTGGAACGCTGTACAACACGTATTCGTTTTTTGCCCTATATACCAATATTGATGGGTTTGATTACTCGGAAACGGATATTCCGATAAATGAAAGGCCTGAAATTGACCAATGGGTCCTTTCGGAGTTGCATACGCTTATAAAGGAGGTAGATGAAGCCTATGCCGACTATGAACCAACGCGTGCCACGCGTGCCATATCCAACTATGTACAGGAAAACTTGAGCAACTGGTATGTGCGCCTGTGCAGGAGACGCTTTTGGAAAGGGGATTACCAACAAGACAAAATATCGGCATATCAAACGTTGTACACCTGCTTGGTCACTGTTGCCAAACTATCAGCTCCGGTAGCACCGTTTTTTATGGACAGGCTTTACAAAGATTTAACAAATACGACTAAAAACGAAACGTTTGAAAGTGTACATTTGGCTGATTTTCCAAAGTATGATACGACTCTAGTCAATACCGCCTTAGAAAGCAAGATGGCAAAAGCGCAGACGATTTCATCACTGGTATTGTCCATCCGTCAAAAAGAAAAGATAAAAGTGCGTCAACCGCTACAAAAAATAATGATTCCTATTTTGGACGATGCCCAAAAAAATGAAATTGAAGCGGTGGCCGATTTGATAAAGTCCGAGGTAAATGTGAAGGAGATAGAGTTATTGGACGATGCCTCGGGAATACTGGTGAAAAAAATTAAACCAAACTTTAAGACTTTAGGCCCAAAATTTGGAAAAGATATGAAGCTCATTGCCAATGCGGTAGCAAAATTGGAGCAGGAAGACATCCAAAAAATCGAACAACAGGGCGAAATATCGTTGAATCTGGAAAATAAAAGTATTAAATTACAGTTACAGGATGTAGAGATAACCTCCCAGGATATTGAAGGATGGTTGGTAGCCAGTTCGGGTGCGATAACGGTAGCACTCGATATCAGCATCAATGAAAACCTTAAAAGAGAGGGTATCGCTAGGGAATTGGTCAACCGTATTCAAAACATTAGAAAAGAATCCGGGTTTGAAGTGACCGATAAAATTGATATTCAAATACTAAAGGACGGCTTAATAGAAGATGCCGTAGAAAGTAATATGGAATATATTAAAACGGAGACCTTGACGGCCGATTTGAATTTTGCCGAAAAATTGGAAAAAGGTACATTGATCTCCTTTGATGAAGTAAACACAAAATTGTTTATCCAAAAGCACTAG
- a CDS encoding YtxH domain-containing protein encodes MKKVILGSVLMLVLSVSFVSCREAADKAKEAAEETSEAMDEAGEDLKEAGEDAMDKAKEVGEDMKEAGENAMDEAKEVGEDMKEAGEDAMDKAKEVGEDMKKAGSDAMDKAKETAKEVEKEVKDGTK; translated from the coding sequence ATGAAAAAAGTAATTTTAGGTTCCGTATTGATGCTTGTATTGAGTGTGTCTTTTGTTTCTTGTAGAGAAGCTGCGGACAAGGCCAAAGAAGCTGCTGAAGAAACCAGCGAAGCAATGGATGAAGCCGGAGAAGACCTTAAGGAAGCTGGCGAAGATGCCATGGATAAAGCGAAAGAAGTTGGTGAGGACATGAAAGAGGCCGGTGAAAACGCAATGGACGAGGCAAAAGAAGTAGGTGAGGATATGAAAGAAGCTGGCGAGGATGCCATGGACAAAGCGAAAGAAGTTGGCGAGGATATGAAGAAAGCCGGTTCCGATGCTATGGACAAAGCAAAAGAAACCGCAAAAGAGGTAGAAAAAGAAGTGAAAGACGGTACAAAGTAA
- a CDS encoding TraR/DksA family transcriptional regulator yields MAQDLKVRYSDADLAEFKTLIEEKIEKAKSHLELLKSSYMNDGNNGTDDTSPTFKAFEEGSETMSKEANTQLAIRQEKFIRDLKNAILRIENKTYGICRVTGKLINKERLKLVPHATLSIEAKNMQK; encoded by the coding sequence ATGGCACAGGATTTAAAAGTTAGATATTCCGACGCGGATTTGGCGGAATTCAAGACATTGATAGAAGAAAAAATAGAAAAGGCCAAAAGCCATTTAGAACTTTTAAAAAGTTCCTACATGAACGATGGCAATAACGGTACTGATGATACCTCACCAACGTTTAAGGCATTCGAGGAAGGTTCGGAGACCATGAGCAAAGAGGCGAACACACAATTGGCCATCCGTCAGGAAAAATTTATCAGGGATTTGAAGAACGCTATTCTACGTATTGAAAACAAAACGTACGGAATATGCCGTGTTACGGGTAAATTGATCAATAAAGAACGATTAAAGCTCGTGCCACATGCCACCTTGAGTATCGAGGCAAAAAACATGCAGAAGTAA
- a CDS encoding TonB-dependent receptor: protein MKFSASMRHLIVLLFFVCFQEISAQEIVVLDRDTNEPIPNVAVYNTDKSKTALTDFNGKCSLLAFDYNERITFKHLSYDVRKSTKNLIRKKGNRIFLTIKPQELNEVVMSISKWEQQKKDIPQKLASIDARTIAFYNPQTAADALAQSGKVFVQKSQLGGGSPMIRGFATNRLLLSVDGVRMNNAIFRGGNVQNVISIDPYTIKNTEIIFGPGSVIYGSDAIGGVMNFYTKKPTYATTEELDFSGSTAYRFASANNENTFHVDFNLGKKKWAFLTSATYNSFGDLTMGEHGPNSYLRTNFVERRNGQDVLVFNENPQKQTPTGYDQINLLQKIAYKPNNTWDYSLGAYYSTTSDYSRYDRLIRPNSSNDGLRSAEWFYGPQKWFMGNLQINKKGKGKFYDGVRLTTAYQHFQESRNSRGFGSLDRFTTREKVDAFSANIDFENKKIGDLRLYYGAEYIYNKVYSEGRQKNIETNVTSNAASRYPNGSTWETLAGYLNTEYKAKPNFTLLSGIRYSHVWVNAVFDRTFFPFPFDNANLNNDAVTGSLGFSWFPKENLQITFNGSTGFRSPNIDDIGKVFDSEPGSVVVPNPDLVPEYAYNTELGIQKNFKDKVVLKGAAFYTYLVDALVRRDFEFNEQSEIDYNGELSNVQAIQNAAKAYVYGFEFGLEAFLSDQLSLLSNLTFTQGIEEEDDGTDSPGRHVAPTFGDFHIIWKNQRLKADVFLNYNGEVSFDDLAFSERAKDFIYASDLNGNPFSPSWYTLNFRSQYEMGNGLKASLNVENITDQRYRTYSSGIVAPGLNLILGLGYSF from the coding sequence ATGAAGTTTTCAGCTAGTATGCGCCACTTAATAGTGCTTCTCTTTTTTGTATGCTTCCAAGAAATTTCTGCACAGGAAATTGTGGTTTTGGACAGGGACACTAATGAGCCCATACCCAACGTGGCTGTTTACAATACAGACAAATCAAAAACGGCCCTGACCGACTTTAACGGCAAATGCAGCCTTTTGGCCTTTGATTATAATGAACGCATCACTTTTAAACATTTGAGCTATGACGTTCGGAAATCGACCAAGAATCTCATAAGAAAAAAAGGAAACAGAATTTTTTTGACCATAAAGCCACAAGAATTGAATGAAGTGGTCATGTCCATTTCAAAATGGGAACAGCAAAAAAAAGATATCCCTCAAAAATTAGCTTCTATTGATGCAAGAACAATAGCCTTTTACAATCCGCAAACGGCAGCCGACGCATTGGCACAGAGCGGAAAGGTTTTTGTCCAAAAAAGTCAGTTGGGGGGTGGTAGTCCCATGATTAGGGGTTTTGCCACAAACAGACTATTGCTTTCAGTAGACGGGGTGCGCATGAACAATGCCATATTCAGGGGAGGCAACGTACAAAATGTAATTTCAATAGACCCGTATACCATAAAAAATACCGAAATTATCTTTGGCCCCGGTTCGGTTATTTATGGGAGCGATGCCATTGGGGGCGTAATGAATTTTTATACCAAAAAGCCAACGTATGCCACGACCGAAGAACTCGATTTTTCAGGCAGTACGGCATATCGCTTCGCTTCGGCGAACAATGAAAATACATTTCATGTAGATTTTAATTTGGGGAAAAAGAAGTGGGCGTTCTTGACCAGTGCCACATACAATAGTTTTGGTGATTTAACCATGGGCGAACATGGTCCCAATTCTTATTTAAGGACAAATTTTGTAGAGAGAAGAAACGGGCAAGACGTTTTGGTTTTCAATGAAAACCCCCAAAAACAGACTCCTACAGGGTATGATCAAATCAATTTACTTCAAAAAATTGCCTATAAGCCCAATAATACGTGGGATTATAGTTTGGGGGCTTACTATTCCACAACATCGGATTATTCCAGATATGATAGATTGATACGGCCCAACAGTTCAAATGACGGTTTGCGTTCCGCAGAATGGTTCTATGGCCCACAAAAATGGTTCATGGGTAATTTACAGATCAATAAAAAAGGAAAAGGAAAGTTTTATGATGGAGTGAGATTGACCACGGCATACCAACATTTTCAAGAAAGTAGAAATAGTAGGGGCTTTGGTAGTTTGGATAGATTTACGACTCGGGAAAAAGTAGATGCCTTTTCGGCAAACATTGATTTTGAAAATAAAAAAATAGGAGATTTAAGACTGTATTACGGGGCAGAGTATATTTATAACAAAGTATACTCAGAAGGCCGTCAAAAAAATATCGAGACCAATGTAACATCAAATGCGGCATCTAGATACCCCAATGGTTCTACTTGGGAAACGCTGGCCGGTTATTTGAATACGGAGTATAAGGCCAAGCCTAATTTTACCTTACTGTCCGGCATACGCTATAGTCATGTGTGGGTAAATGCAGTCTTTGACAGGACTTTTTTTCCGTTTCCTTTTGACAATGCCAATTTAAACAATGATGCGGTAACGGGGAGTTTAGGTTTTAGCTGGTTTCCAAAAGAAAATTTACAGATTACCTTTAACGGATCCACGGGCTTTAGGTCCCCCAATATAGATGATATAGGTAAGGTGTTTGATTCGGAACCGGGTTCCGTTGTGGTTCCCAATCCCGATTTGGTTCCCGAGTACGCCTATAATACCGAGCTAGGCATACAAAAAAATTTTAAGGATAAAGTGGTATTGAAAGGTGCCGCTTTTTACACCTATTTGGTCGATGCCTTGGTACGAAGGGATTTTGAGTTCAACGAACAGTCCGAAATAGATTATAACGGAGAATTAAGTAATGTACAAGCCATTCAAAATGCCGCAAAAGCTTACGTATACGGTTTTGAATTCGGTTTGGAGGCCTTTCTCTCGGATCAACTTTCATTACTGTCAAACCTTACCTTTACCCAGGGAATAGAGGAGGAAGATGATGGAACGGATTCTCCTGGGAGACATGTTGCCCCAACTTTTGGCGATTTTCACATAATATGGAAAAACCAAAGACTAAAAGCCGATGTATTCTTGAACTACAACGGGGAGGTCTCTTTTGATGACCTTGCCTTTTCGGAACGGGCCAAGGATTTTATTTATGCCAGTGACCTCAATGGAAACCCGTTCAGCCCTTCGTGGTATACGCTCAACTTTCGCTCCCAATATGAAATGGGAAATGGTCTAAAGGCTTCGCTTAACGTAGAGAATATTACCGATCAACGCTATCGTACCTATTCATCGGGGATAGTTGCACCAGGCTTAAATTTAATTTTGGGATTGGGCTATTCCTTTTGA
- the recO gene encoding DNA repair protein RecO has product MQVTTKAIVLTSLKYGDTSLIVKVFTVSDGLKSYLLKGVLASKKGKLKTALFQPLTQLELVANHKNKGTLESIREAKVNYHYQSLHTDITKNAMTMFLAEMLANSIHEEEENKELFIFLEASLQWLDVHDEVANFHIYFLLSLTKYLGFYPDTYNSNAPYFDLLEGEFAIAPSLNPMITGENLNYFKAFLGISFDAIQTIKMHKTHRQELLKSLVLYFELHLHGFRKPKSLTILNEVFS; this is encoded by the coding sequence ATGCAGGTAACCACCAAAGCAATAGTATTGACTTCCTTAAAATATGGGGATACAAGCTTGATCGTGAAGGTATTTACCGTATCGGACGGGTTAAAGAGTTACTTGCTCAAAGGCGTTTTGGCTTCAAAAAAGGGAAAGCTCAAAACAGCACTTTTTCAACCTTTGACACAGTTAGAGTTGGTGGCCAACCACAAGAACAAAGGTACTTTGGAAAGCATACGCGAGGCCAAGGTCAATTACCATTATCAATCCCTACATACCGATATTACAAAAAACGCAATGACAATGTTCCTGGCAGAAATGTTGGCGAACAGCATACACGAGGAAGAGGAAAATAAAGAGCTTTTTATTTTTTTGGAAGCTTCCCTACAATGGCTGGATGTGCACGATGAAGTCGCTAATTTTCACATCTATTTTTTATTGTCACTGACCAAATATTTGGGGTTTTATCCGGACACATATAATTCCAATGCGCCATATTTTGATTTGTTGGAAGGCGAGTTTGCCATCGCCCCATCACTTAACCCCATGATTACAGGGGAAAATTTAAATTACTTCAAAGCATTCTTAGGCATAAGTTTTGATGCCATACAAACCATAAAGATGCATAAAACCCATAGACAAGAACTTTTGAAATCCCTTGTTCTGTATTTTGAATTACATTTGCACGGATTTAGAAAACCCAAATCGCTTACCATTTTAAATGAAGTTTTCAGCTAG